One Gemmatimonadota bacterium DNA window includes the following coding sequences:
- a CDS encoding MFS transporter, with translation MSKLSPSNHSGTSDNTGTSQSGGTLSARADLAWLAGMSASLFLILLSSSSYVASLPFIREAWGLNNTQSGVIFSSYLAGYAISSLLLVPFTDRFNPIRILFIGVVLTASSGLLFPKLAEGLWSACLLRFAYGVGHVCVYITGIRLASHRFAGRSRATAVSVFVGSGYAGTTVSYVFMGILLDWLDGWEPAFLSTTLPGLASVVIVAILSSGRSARPPHEESRHGNRGWLSLAPLRDRRLMLVIMAYALHTAELFVARLWLPLLLVAALMMTGFDSEVAASRAATLAGFMFMTGIFSVLLGGWMSDRFGRNRTATLIFTVSGICSFLAGWLVGLPIAWLIALGFLYGFFTAADSAIYSTAVTELAPRNLVGSAQAVQSFIGFVVGTGAPVVAGSILDLSGGPSAWILVFSFNGVLAVAGIACLLWLRRIPTSSVTS, from the coding sequence TGGCTCGCGGGAATGAGCGCCTCTCTATTCCTCATCCTGCTGTCCTCCTCGAGCTACGTCGCTTCCCTTCCTTTCATTCGCGAAGCGTGGGGACTGAACAATACCCAGTCGGGCGTGATCTTCTCTTCGTACCTGGCCGGCTATGCCATTTCGTCTCTGCTCCTTGTACCCTTCACCGACCGGTTCAATCCAATTCGGATCCTGTTTATTGGCGTTGTATTGACGGCGAGCAGCGGTTTGCTGTTTCCCAAACTGGCGGAGGGGTTGTGGTCCGCCTGTCTGCTGCGATTCGCCTACGGAGTCGGTCATGTATGTGTCTACATCACCGGGATCCGCCTGGCGTCGCACCGGTTTGCCGGCCGTAGCCGGGCTACGGCCGTCAGCGTCTTCGTGGGATCAGGTTACGCCGGTACGACGGTTTCGTACGTTTTCATGGGCATCTTGCTGGACTGGTTGGACGGATGGGAGCCGGCATTTCTATCGACCACGCTTCCCGGTCTGGCAAGCGTTGTAATTGTTGCAATTCTTTCCTCCGGACGAAGTGCTCGGCCCCCACATGAGGAGAGTCGCCATGGAAATCGGGGCTGGCTGTCCCTGGCGCCGCTGCGCGACCGCCGGCTGATGCTGGTGATCATGGCCTATGCGCTGCACACCGCAGAACTCTTCGTAGCCCGCCTGTGGCTGCCGCTGCTTCTCGTTGCCGCACTCATGATGACGGGGTTTGATTCGGAAGTCGCTGCTTCGCGCGCCGCCACCCTGGCCGGCTTCATGTTCATGACGGGCATCTTCAGCGTGCTTTTGGGTGGATGGATGTCGGACCGATTCGGGAGAAACAGAACGGCGACTTTGATCTTCACGGTAAGCGGCATCTGTTCTTTTCTTGCCGGATGGCTGGTTGGACTTCCGATTGCCTGGCTGATTGCGCTGGGTTTCCTTTACGGGTTCTTTACGGCTGCCGATTCCGCCATTTACTCGACGGCCGTGACGGAACTCGCCCCGAGGAACCTGGTCGGGTCCGCACAGGCCGTGCAGTCCTTCATCGGGTTTGTCGTGGGAACCGGGGCGCCGGTTGTCGCGGGATCGATACTCGACCTTTCCGGCGGGCCGTCGGCCTGGATCCTGGTGTTCAGTTTCAACGGCGTGTTGGCCGTGGCGGGCATAGCGTGCCTGTTGTGGCTCCGGCGCATTCCGACCTCGAGCGTTACTTCGTAG